In Diceros bicornis minor isolate mBicDic1 chromosome 24, mDicBic1.mat.cur, whole genome shotgun sequence, the following are encoded in one genomic region:
- the LOC131421311 gene encoding galectin-3-like: MACLCSMMSGPHASGAYPGQAGGPGAYPPPGPPHAPGAYPAAGPCGVPAGPVTVPYDLPLPVGVMPRMLKTILGTVKPNANRFALDFKRRNDVAFHFNPRFNEQNRRVIVCNTKLDNVWGREERQMVFPFESGKPFKIQVLVEADHFKVSVNDAHLLQYNHRMRNLREISKLGISGDINLTSASHTMI, from the exons ATGGCTTGCCTCTGCTCCATGATGTCTGGACCACATGCATCGGGAGCCTACCCTGGGCAAGCAGGTGGGCCTGGGGCCTACCCGCCTCCTGGACCACCACATGCTCCTGGAGCCTACCCTGCTGCCGGCCCCTGTGGCGTTCCTGCCGGACCAGTG ACTGTGCCTTATGACCTGCCTTTGCCTGTAGGAGTCATGCCTCGCATGCTGAAAACAATTCTGGGCACAGTAAAGCCCAATGCAAACAG ATTTGCTTTAGATTTCAAGAGAAGGAATGATGTCGCCTTCCACTTTAACCCACGCTTCAATGAGCAGAACAGGAGAGTCATTGTTTGCAATACAAAGCTGGATAAtgtctggggaagggaagaaagacagATGGTTTTCCCATTTGAAAGTGGTAAACCATTCAAA ATACAAGTCCTGGTTGAAGCTGACCACTTCAAGGTTTCCGTCAACGATGCTCACTTGTTGCAGTACAATCATCGGATGAGAAATCTCAGGGAAATCAGCAAACTGGGAATTTCCGGTGACATAAATCTCACCAGTGCTTCGCACACTATGATATAA
- the LOC131421310 gene encoding disks large-associated protein 5-like, translating into MYTKGLIRIAVGQTRLLIKERFKQFEGLVDDCEYKRSEKDTTCADLDGFWDMVRFQIQDIHQKFNNLTKLKECGWENDNNTSKKVFQKQVVSGLASKPKQDDGGRMAARNRLAAAKKAMRERGQRKEQAEAAASAAPKEVDQIVFDGGFFKIESPVKSFSATPEVQ; encoded by the exons ATGTACA CCAAAGGTCTTATTCGCATCGCTGTTGGTCAAACAAGACTCCTTATAAAAGAAAGGTTCAAACAGTTTGAAGGACTGGTGGACGATTGTGAATATAAACGAAGTGAAAAGGATACCACCTGCGCCGATCTAGATGGCTTTTGGGATATGGTTCGCTTTCAG ATACAGGATATACACCAAAAATTCAACAATTTGACCAAACTTAAGGAGTGTGGATGGGAGAACGATAATAATACAAGCAAAAAAGTCTTTCAG AAACAAGTTGTCTCGGGTCTAGCAAGTAAACCGAAACAGGACGATGGCGGGAGAATGGCAGCTAGAAATCGCCTCGCTGCTGCAAAAAAGGCGATGAGAGAGAGGGGTCAGCGGAAAGAGCAGGCTGAGGCAGCAGCCTCTGCAGCGCCCAAGGAAGTTGATCAAATAGTGTTTGACGGTggatttttcaaaattgaaagtCCTGTTAAGTCATTCTCAG CCACGCCTGAAGTGCAGTAA